The DNA window TCTTCACCCGGCATATGCATCTTGGTTTTGGTAACCAGCATTACAATTCCGTAGACGAAAATAAGGATGGAAGTGATTCTGTAAAAACCGGGATGTTTATCAATTAAAGTGACGATATCCGCACTAGCATAATATGCCGCAAGAATACATAAGAGATCCGCAGTAATAACTCCGAGATCCAATGATAAAGCATGTTTTGGACCTCTGGAAAAGCTGGTTTCAATTAAAAGGAAAAAGATAGGCCCTATAAAAACCAGACTCAGCATGAATCCTAATATGACGGCAGATAATACAAGTTCAAGCATTTAATATATTTTAAAATGAACAAAAATTCATTTCGTTTAATACAAAGTTATACTTTATGATTTAATTATTCAATAAAGTTGTGATATATCAATAGTAATTAGCTCGTGTTTTGAACAACAGATTTTCAATGAATGTGCTGTAGAACCGAAAAAGAAAGTACCTGGAACTTAAAAACAAAAGACCGTCTGTTTTTACAACATAACGGTCTTTTTTCATTTTATATTTTATCCGAAGACAAATACTAATCCTACACAATCTTAAAATCCAATTGCTTTTGAATTAAATTGGCTTTTACCACTTTGATCTGAACCTGGTCTCCCAACTGGTATTTATTTCCGTGTTTCATACCGTAAACAGCATGTGTTTTGGCATCATACATATAGGAATCATCTACAAGATCTCTTAATTTAATAAGACCTTCCGCACCGTTTTCAGGAATTTCTACCCAGAAACCAAATTCTGCAACCCCGGAAATCACTCCTGTGAAAGTTTCTCCAAGGTGTTTTTCCATGAATTTCACTTGCATAAACTTAATGGAATCTCTTTCTGCATCGGCAGCTAATCTCTCCATTGAACTGCAGTGTTTTGCTTTTTCTTCCAGCTCAGGTTTGTTTGGAGATTTTCCTCCATCCAGATAATGCTGAAGAAGACGGTGAGCGATCAAATCAGGATAACGACGGATAGGAGAGGTAAAGTGACTGTAATAATCAAAACCAAGGCCGTAGTGTCCGATAGGTTCTGTAGAATAAACTGCCTTGCTCATACTCCTCATCGCTAATGTTTCAATCATATTTTCTTCCCCTTTACCTTTTACATCGTGAAGTAATCTATTTAAAGATTCCGCCACTTTTTTGGTATTGGCAAGATCCATTTTATATCCGAAAGTGGAAACAAAGTCTCTTAAAGCCTCAAGCTTTGCAGGATCCGGGTCATCGTGCACTCTATAGATAAATGTATTATTTGTAATCTCTCCTTTTTTCGTAAGGGATACAAATTCCGACACTTTTTTATTAGCTAAAAGCATGAATTCTTCGATCAGGTGGTTAGAATCTTTACTTATTTTAAAGTAAACTCCGATCGGTTCATTATTCTCATCAAGATTGAATCTTACTTCACTTCTATCAAATGTAATAGCACCTTTTCTGATACGTTCGCTACGCAAAATCTTGGCTAACCGGTCAAGCGTGTTGATTTCATCAACCAGATCTCCTTGTCCTGTTTCGATACGTTCCTGAGCTTCTTCATACGTAAATCTTCTGTCTGAATGAATTACTGTTCTTCCAAACCATTGTTTCTGAATTTCTGCCTGATCATTCAATTCGAAAACTGCAGAGAATGTATATTTATCTTCATTTGGACGAAGGGAGCAAACATCATTACTCAACACTTCCGGCAACATTGGAACTACTCTGTCTACCAAATATACCGAAGTAGCTCTCTTATAAGCTTCATCATCAAGCATCGTTCCCGGAACTACGTAATGAGATACATCGGCAATATGAACGCCAATCTCCCAGTTTCCATTTTCCAGCTTTTGAATTGATAAGGCATCATCAAAATCCTTAGCATCTTTAGGGTCAATAGTAAATGTACAGATACTACGCATATCCCGACGTTTTGCTACTTCTTCATCAGTGATGCTTCGGTCAATTTTATCTGCATCTAATTCAACTTCTTTCGGAAATTCATAAGGAAGTCCATATTCCGCCAGAATAGAGTGGATTTCTGTTTCATGTTCTCCCGGAGCACCCAGTACTTGGGTAATTTCGCCCTGAGGATTTTTATCACCTGGTCTCCATTCCGTCATTTTGACAATTACCTTGTCGCCATCTTCGGCATCACTGAATTTTCCTCTGGGAATAAAAATATCTGTATTGATTGATTTCTTATCACAAACAACAAAGCCGAAATCTTTGTGAGCAACCTTCTGAAAAGTACCTACAAATTCTGTTCTGGTTCTTTCTAAAACTTCGAGAACTGAACCTTCCAGCTTCTTACCTTTATAATGATAAGTTATAATAAGAACCTTATCACCCTGTAAGGCATCTTTCACATTTTTTGCATGAATGAAGACATCATCTTCCAATCCTTCGACACTTACATAGGCATTACCACTTTGATTGAAATCGATAATTCCCGTAAGTGTTCCGGCAATTTTCAAATTCACAATATATTTGCCTTTTTCTACTTCCTGGATCTTTTCAGAACCTTGAAGTTTATGTAGAGCCTGAATGACTAATTCTCGTTGTCTCGGGTTCTTATAATCGATCCCTTCAGCGATCTGTTTATAGTTATAAATTTTGGATGCATTTGCATTCATAAATCGGAGAATAAGTCTTCCGATTTCCATTAGTTTTAAATCATTTTTATGACTTATATATTTTCTTTTTTTTGGCATTTTAATTTTTTTAATTTGTTTTGGGTTCCATCAAAATAAACCCATCTTAAAATTTCTCTCTATATAATAATATAAAGGTAATTCAATTTTTGTTATTTAATTTGTTACAGTAAAAACATCAGCAATTCCATTTCAGTTTACTTATAACGGGAGCTTTAGTTCTGTATAAATTTACTACAAATATGGAGAAGAAAAGAGAAAAACCTTCTATTAAAATATCTCTTAATATGGAGAAGGATTGTAGAGAAAAATAGAATGTAATTTCTATTGGACAATGCAAATGTACGAATAAAAAATAAATAAGGCTTGTAATACGATTTACAAGCCTTAGTATATTTAGCAAACTGCAATTTTATCAACTCTGTTCTGGTGTCTTCCACCTTCGAAATCTGTTGAAAGAAATTTGTCTACAATTTCAAGAGCCAATTCTTTTGATATAAACCTTGCCGGCATAGAAATCATATTGGCATCATTATGTTGTCTCGCCAGTGTTGCAATCTCCGGCATCCAGCAAAGTGCGCATCTTATCTTCTGATGTTTGTTGGCAGTGATCTGAACTCCGTTTCCGCTTCCACAGATCAGAATTCCCAACTCATTTTCCCCATTTTCAACAGAGGTTGCTGCAGGGTGTACAAAGTCCGGATAATCCACACTGTTTGTGGAAAACGTTCCAAAATCCTGTACTTCAAATCGTTCTGAAAGATAGTTCTTAACAATCTCTTTATATTCATAGCCTGCATGGTCTGCTGCAATAGCAATTTTTCTTTTCATAATACTTGTATTAAGTCTTTTTAGATTTTATTTCATTACAAAGGTAAGGATAATAACAATTCGTGTTAGTAAACCGGGGATTAATTGTTAAAAGGTATGTTAATAAGTGTGGAAAACTTTTATCAACTTTCTATTTTTAAAGATCAATTTATTTCGTAATGGAAAACTCTTCCGGAAATTTTGACCACAACTTTCCAGATGTTTTCTTCAGCTATCCCCAGGCTTTTCCATAAAAAAATAACTAAGAATTGGTATTTCTCAAAGTTATCAACAATTGTGAATAAGTGTGTGAAATAGCCTATTTACAGCCTTTTACATTGTGAGTTAAATATGAATTGAGTAGGAGTTGAGTATTATAAACTTTAAGCCTAAAACTTATCCCCGATACTAACAATACATAACAACAACAACGTTATTCTTTTTTTTAAAGAGAAAGAATTTGTTGATTAATGGGTGATTGGGTTCGGGGAAAGTTTTTGAAAACTTTTATTTTAATCAATCTGTTGAAAAAGTTTAAAACCTTACATTTGTGAAACGAAAATTCAAATCAAATTGATGAAATTGCCCCAGACAAAATATGCCGAAAGGCAAACCATTTTAACCAGGGCGATTGCATTCGATCTCAAGAAATAAAATAAATCTACATATGAAAACAATCAATGATTTCAATTTTAAAGACAAGAAGGCTCTGGTAAGAGTGGACTTTAATGTTCCGCAGGATGATCAACTCAACGTATCTGATAACACAAGAATCGTAGCGGTGAAACCTACGGTTGAGAAAATTCTTAATGATGGCGGTTCTGTCATTTTAATGACACACCTTGGAAGACCGAAAGGAGAAGTGAAAGATGAGTTCTCTTTGAAACATATCGTTGGTGAAGTTTCTGCTGTTCTTGGAAAAGAAGTGAAATTTGTTGATGAATGTATAGGAGAGAAGGCTGAAAAAGCTGCAGCTGAATTGAAGCCGGGTGAGATCCTATTATTGGAAAATGTACGTTTTCATAATGAAGAAGAAAAAGGCGATGAAGGATTTGCTGAGCAACTTTCGAAATTGGGAGATGCTTTTGTAAATGATGCATTTGGTACTGCGCACAGAGCTCATGCTTCTACAGCTGTTATTGCCAAGTTCTTTCCATCAACTAAGTTTTTCGGTTTATTAATGAATAAGGAACTACAGGCGATTGATAAAGTATTAAAAAGTGGTGAGAGACCTATTACAGCCATTTTGGGTGGTTCGAAAGTTTCAACTAAAATTACCATTATAGAAAATATCCTTCCTGCGATAGACAATTTAATCATTGGCGGAGGTATGGCTTTTACCTTTATTAAAGCTCTTGGTGGAAAAATTGGTAACTCTTTAGTAGAGGAGGATAAACTTCCTTTGGCCCTTGAGATTTTAGGAAAAGCAAAAGAACATAAAGTAAAAGTATATCTTCCTTCAGACGCTATTATTGCTGAAAGTTTTAGTAATGATGTTGAAAGAAAAGAGACTGATATCTATGCAATTCCTGAAGGTTGGATGGGATTGGATGCAGGTCATAAATCCAGAGATCAGTTTAATGATGTGCTATTGAACTCAAGGACAATACTTTGGAACGGTCCGATCGGTGTTTTTGAAATGTCAAATTTTGCTGGTGGAACTGTTGCATTGGGTGAGAGTATAGCTGAAGCAACAAGATTGGGAGCTTTCTCGTTAGTAGGAGGTGGTGACAGTGTTGCTTTCGTTAAACAATTCGGATATGCTGATCAGGTGAGTTATGTTTCTACAGGTGGAGGAGCAATGCTTGAAAGTCTGGAAGGTCTTGAGCTTCCTGGAGTAGCTGCTATCAATAATTAATATTATTTTTTCAGATATAAAACCTGCTAATTTTATTAGCAGGTTTTTTTATTTTTTGATGTTTTTTTCCTATAATTTAATTGTATTTTGTGCTTTAGAAAAGTGCTAAATAGGGCGTAAATATTGGGATTTTCACAGATCTGAACTGAGATTTTCATGTGTATTCATATTGTATTATACATACATATTTTGATTATTTCTTATGATTATTATAATGGATGTTTTAATTTTGAGAACATTAATACCTTAAGGTTTGGTTTCATTGTTTAAGGATATGTTAATATTGGCGCTTTTACTTGGTAAACGTTTTAGATATTTTTACCACGATTTGTTATGGATTTTCTTTATTTTTGAAGAATTGATGCTAGTATAATAAGCAACCGTAAATACTTAGTTATAATTATAAGTTATAACTATAATGGTTGGATTTTTAGCTTTAATCGGGAAATTGTTGTTTATATTTGGTAGCCAATCTTCAATTTTTTCAACGGTGCAAAGCAGGAATTAGTGATATAAAAAAATTTAAATTCAGCTTTGTTCGTTTTTCTTGAATGAATAAATTCCAAATTTTCACATTAGTTTTTCATATGTATTTTCTCAATTCTTTGAAGGTGCATTGAAGAGTTATTGAAAATTGAAATGATGTTATTTTTTTATTTAGAATTTGTGAGCTGATATAAGTATACTATTTCTTAGTAGAATTTTAGATTTTTAATCTTACTTAGTAATCAACTAAATTTTTTTTAAAAGCTCCTAAGTTTGGAAAAATACTATTCTTTGATTTAATGTTATAAGAATTTTGTTTTAACGAAGTTTCGTTTTTTTTTGCGAATGCATAGAGTAGGGAAGCAAATGATTATTATTTTTTTTTATGGTAAAAAAGTAACCTTCAGAACTGGTGTTTTTACGTAATAATTTAATTCTTACCTATTAAATCCTATAATTTTTGATTTGAGGGATAATAAGGGTGTTTCTGTATGAATTATTTTCGTTTTCTATTTTTTTTACTTTTAAAGCTTTCTTGTGGCTTTGTGTAATTTTTCCATCGGGTGCTTACTATATTTTATGGTAAACTTTGATATGTGGTTTAACGCTGTTGATAATTTTTTTTTAATGATATCAAATTAAGGGGTAGGGGAGTTCTTTAAAATATAAGTCTTTGATTTTATGTATTAAATTTTTTCTTTTTTAAGATCTTCATTTTTTATCCATCGTTTGATTATAGTTCCAAATAAAAAAACTCAGGAGATTTTCCTGAGTTTCTATATTTTTTGATTCAAAAGGCTGAAATTTGACCTTCATAAATGGCTTAAAAATCGATTTTCTATCTTTTTTCGATAATATATATCAAACTTGAAAATTCGGACGAAAAAATGCCCTTTATATTAGAAATTGTTCCGTAAATGGTTGCTTTCAGCCAAAAAAGAGGTGATTTTTTATATTTTTCGCTTAACATAGAGATGTAATAAGAGTCAAGGACCAATGGTTTGATTTTTCTCATTTTCCAATTTGGATTTTTAGAAATTAGATTTTCCATTCCATTTTTTGAAAAATGATAAATATGTCTTGGTACATCATAAGCCGCCCAATATTCTTTATAATGTTGAGCATCATAAGAGGTGGGGTTAGGAACAGCTATAATAAGTAATCCTTTATCTTTTAATTTTTCATGAAAGAGGTTGAGCATTTCATCCTGGTTTTCTATATGCTCAAATACATGCCATAAAGTAATAGCGTCTAAACTTGTATTTTCGATTTTTTGGATATTATCCAAAATTTCTGCTTTGCTTATTTTACTTTGTGCTGCTGTACGAGCGTCAGAATCCGGTTCAAATCCGAAAGTTTCAAAATCATTTTCTATATATTTTACAAATTCTCCGGCACCACATCCATAATCCAAAACACGGGATCCTTTTTTTATACGATCCAGCAGAATATTTTTCTTATACTGCAGATTAAAGGATTGAAGGAATTTATATAATTTTTCTTTTATGCTTCCGGAATCCTGATGATGGGAAATGTAATCTTCACTTTCATAATATTTGGAAATATTGGATGGAATAGGGGAGGTTTTGAATACTCCTTTAGTTTCTGTTTCTTTGATTTCAAATATTTCCTGTGAAAGAAAATGATCTTTTATTTTCATTGAAGTCGTGATCTTTTATATTAAAAAATTAAGATATTCAGAAGCTGCTTGTAAGCTTATAAATACCTTAATTTTTATTTTAAATTTATATATGTTTCACGTGAAACATTTTTATTTTTAACGTCCCAAATACACTAGTAAAACGTTTATATCAGCTGGTGATACACCGCTTATTCTTCCTGCCTGTGCAATAGTTTTCGGACGAACGTTGGACATTTTCTGTTTTGCTTCTGCAGAAAGGCTGGAAAGGTTAGTATAATCAAAGTCTTCGGGAATTTTAATGTTCTCCAGACGGTTTAATTTGGCTACATTTTCTTTTTCTTTCTCAATATACC is part of the Chryseobacterium lactis genome and encodes:
- the rnr gene encoding ribonuclease R — translated: MPKKRKYISHKNDLKLMEIGRLILRFMNANASKIYNYKQIAEGIDYKNPRQRELVIQALHKLQGSEKIQEVEKGKYIVNLKIAGTLTGIIDFNQSGNAYVSVEGLEDDVFIHAKNVKDALQGDKVLIITYHYKGKKLEGSVLEVLERTRTEFVGTFQKVAHKDFGFVVCDKKSINTDIFIPRGKFSDAEDGDKVIVKMTEWRPGDKNPQGEITQVLGAPGEHETEIHSILAEYGLPYEFPKEVELDADKIDRSITDEEVAKRRDMRSICTFTIDPKDAKDFDDALSIQKLENGNWEIGVHIADVSHYVVPGTMLDDEAYKRATSVYLVDRVVPMLPEVLSNDVCSLRPNEDKYTFSAVFELNDQAEIQKQWFGRTVIHSDRRFTYEEAQERIETGQGDLVDEINTLDRLAKILRSERIRKGAITFDRSEVRFNLDENNEPIGVYFKISKDSNHLIEEFMLLANKKVSEFVSLTKKGEITNNTFIYRVHDDPDPAKLEALRDFVSTFGYKMDLANTKKVAESLNRLLHDVKGKGEENMIETLAMRSMSKAVYSTEPIGHYGLGFDYYSHFTSPIRRYPDLIAHRLLQHYLDGGKSPNKPELEEKAKHCSSMERLAADAERDSIKFMQVKFMEKHLGETFTGVISGVAEFGFWVEIPENGAEGLIKLRDLVDDSYMYDAKTHAVYGMKHGNKYQLGDQVQIKVVKANLIQKQLDFKIV
- the rpiB gene encoding ribose 5-phosphate isomerase B; this translates as MKRKIAIAADHAGYEYKEIVKNYLSERFEVQDFGTFSTNSVDYPDFVHPAATSVENGENELGILICGSGNGVQITANKHQKIRCALCWMPEIATLARQHNDANMISMPARFISKELALEIVDKFLSTDFEGGRHQNRVDKIAVC
- a CDS encoding phosphoglycerate kinase — translated: MKTINDFNFKDKKALVRVDFNVPQDDQLNVSDNTRIVAVKPTVEKILNDGGSVILMTHLGRPKGEVKDEFSLKHIVGEVSAVLGKEVKFVDECIGEKAEKAAAELKPGEILLLENVRFHNEEEKGDEGFAEQLSKLGDAFVNDAFGTAHRAHASTAVIAKFFPSTKFFGLLMNKELQAIDKVLKSGERPITAILGGSKVSTKITIIENILPAIDNLIIGGGMAFTFIKALGGKIGNSLVEEDKLPLALEILGKAKEHKVKVYLPSDAIIAESFSNDVERKETDIYAIPEGWMGLDAGHKSRDQFNDVLLNSRTILWNGPIGVFEMSNFAGGTVALGESIAEATRLGAFSLVGGGDSVAFVKQFGYADQVSYVSTGGGAMLESLEGLELPGVAAINN
- a CDS encoding class I SAM-dependent methyltransferase — translated: MKIKDHFLSQEIFEIKETETKGVFKTSPIPSNISKYYESEDYISHHQDSGSIKEKLYKFLQSFNLQYKKNILLDRIKKGSRVLDYGCGAGEFVKYIENDFETFGFEPDSDARTAAQSKISKAEILDNIQKIENTSLDAITLWHVFEHIENQDEMLNLFHEKLKDKGLLIIAVPNPTSYDAQHYKEYWAAYDVPRHIYHFSKNGMENLISKNPNWKMRKIKPLVLDSYYISMLSEKYKKSPLFWLKATIYGTISNIKGIFSSEFSSLIYIIEKR